CATAGTAGACAAATGTGATATTCTGCTGAATGTCCAGAACAGCATTATTCAAATAAAACTTTCTGCAGTCATAGAAATGTCCTATATCTGTGCTGTCCATTTGGGTAGTTCCTGGCCACTTGTAGCTattttgagcacttgaaatgttgCTAAATTATGTTACTGAAGAACTgaattgatttaattttaattaatttaaaattgaacTGAAATACCCATGAGTGGCGAGTGGCTACTGCATTAGACAGCCCAGGTCCAGAAAGTTTCACTCCCTTAAGACTGTAACGACAGAGGGTGAGAGAATTAGCAAATCCTGGTCAGGATCATAAACATACACTGTTATTATCTGTTTCGTGTTACTACAGACTactcctgctgctgcttctgaatAGAAGGCATTCTTCAAATCAATGGCCAATACCATGAGATTGTGTTAATGCACTCCCCTGTAAAGTTACCATGTGTGGTATTGCATGTGTACCCTGGCTGCCACTTGGTTGAGTTTGCAGGTAACCACTGTCATTCTCCAGCACCTATTTGTGTTTTGTAAAGGAAGACTGGTAAATTACAAGGGACTGTGATAGCGACCACCATGCCTGTATCTAAGGTCTCTAAGAATAGCACTCTTTCTGCCATTCCCCATAGATGTGATATCGTTTTTAGTTTATTATCTTGGTCACTGGGGCAGTTTCAGAGGCTTCCATTTGACTTTTCCCACTATGATAGAGCTCTTAACCCACTTCCAAAGGAACTAAAGTGGGAGTTATTGTTGCCAATTACTCAGTACATCCCCTTGATTTATACATTTGGAAATCAAGGAAATTATTACCAGATAAGTCCCTGGACCCAGGCTGTGAGCTTCTTACATGCTGTcagaggggtggggggtggtcgGGGGGTCATTGTGACTCTTTGGGTCCTTGGATATCACTGTCAGCACAGACTATGTCCAAGTTGATAACTATAGGTCCTTTTGGTGAAGGACAGGGGTAGTCAGTCACATACACTTTCCTTCAGTAAATGGGTTCCAGGTCTGAAAACTGGTTCAGGTCCAGAAACCGGGGCAATGTTCAGAGCTTTGCATTAGAGCAACTGCCTTCAGCCTCAGGAATCATCTGAGGTTAATTTCTCATGACTGTGTAATTCAGAAGCAGCCTTGTCCACTGCCCTTGAGTCTTCCCCTTGAGAACACTGTTCTAGTCATCAGCTCTGTTGCCCTCTGTAAGTCAGACACTCCCGACTGCCACTCCAGCCATGCCGTTAGTTATGATGGTGGCACCCACCTTGACTTCTGTTTAACACCCCAACCTGGTCTCTGCTTCAGAATTCTTTCATCTCCATTTCTGTCAGGGCATCCTGCTCTATAAAGATGTAACTGTGGCTTCCTTGTGGCTTTGGTATACAGGTCCTCCTGTCCCTCCTAAGAACATAGTCAGCTGGTGGGTTTTCGGGCTTTATATCTTATATCTGTGGTAGCATCCCCATTCTTGGAGGCTGTTGAGCCTTTCCTCCAGTTTGCCATGGCTGTTCTGTCACTTTTACTTAATGTGGACCATCGCTGTCTCGAAGTTTCCAGGAGCAAACCTAGCCAGCTGCATATCAGTTCCCAGGGTGCTTGCCTGTTTGCTAAATTCATCACAGGAGTGTGCCCCATGCTGATCAACTCTCAGCCGCTTTTGTGTTCTGTGCCTTGACACACCACCCTTAAGAAGCAGTGGGGTCTGTGTTCCCCTGGCTGCTGCTGGGgtggcctccagctccttccaAGTATTGTTCCTTCTCATCCTTCTCATGCCCGGTTGTGTTGTAACTTGGCCAGGAGGGGAGGTGGAGAGACCTCCTGAGAGCAGCACATATCTTGCTAGGCAGAAGTGCCCACCCACCCCTCGCCCAGTTTCCGAGATGGAGGAAGTGTCAACCAGACAATGAACGGCTTCTTCAGGGCTAGAGGGGTCAGGAGAATCTGGGGATTCAAGATTTTTTTGCCACATTGACCTCAAGGGCCCCCTACTGCAGCTTTAGATTCCCTTTCCTCCCAAATCAGGATCCTTGCCTTGGTGTGGGAGGTCTCATGTGCTTGAAATGCCAAACGCCCTGAAGCGCTTACGCCCCAGACCTGACCCCCACATTTTCTGCCCTCTGGGTGTAATTTGAGTCTTGTTCTGCCAGGAGGAGGCTCTTGCCCTTGGCACTCACCTTCACTGATGATTAGTTACACACATCATCTCACCATCCCTCTCCCAAATTATCCATGGCCCCAGCCACAGCCATCTGATATAAGTCCTTAAAATTGCTGATTCCCCCTAAACTCCCAGAATAACACACCAGCCAGTACATTCCCTTCCACCAGTGTTCCATCCCAGGTCCCCATTGGTGAGAGCTGCATCAGCTGCCCTACAGCTGTATTACAGGTGCTGTCAGTAGCCCCCTACCACCAGGGACAGGGTCCTCATTGCCAGCCAGTGGCCAGCGAGCCAGCTCCAAAATCCAAATCGAGAGCTGCTTACCACTCCCGGTAGCACCCGTTGTAGGTTGGCTTCCCAGGGAAGTGGGATTTACGTAAGGAGGTTTATCAGGGAGTGCTCTCAGAATACATCTTGGGGGTAAGGGAAGCAGGACTGGGGAGAGGAAGAAGCTGAAGTGCATTTGCAGTTGGGGCCTCAGCTGCTGCTCTGGGGACCTCTGGAGCTGAGCTGGCCAGTCACTGTCCTTCTCCCTAATGTGGGGGCTGAGTCTTACGCTTCTGCATCAACCAGGCATTGAGTATGGGCTGGTCCAGGGATGTGCCGTGACCTAAGTGAGGAAGCTGTCTTATGGAATGCCCAGAGAGGAGCTCAGCTGACAACTGTCAGCTTCCAGTGCTCCCTGCAGCTGGGAGCACCCATACCACAGCACCCACTACAGGAGGGGTAGAGAATTGCAGAAGCAAGTAAATGGCAGGAGGGTTTTTTGCATGAAACTACTAGGTCTGATAGGGTTGAGAAAGTTAGACAGTGAGCAGTTTCCGTTAGAGACAGCTATAAAGTAACAAAcagatatttttttaatgtgtagaaTATGGAGAATATTTAGCACAGGGCtttatatataacagatatacagGAGCTGTTGTTTATCAAAATAAGTGGAAAAGACCTGTCAGATACCCTAAGCAAGGCAGGAGTGAATTTTTGGAACGGACAGTCAAAAATCCAAGGTGTTAGGGCCAGTGACCTGGTTTGGGTAACAAGGACAAATAAGGATACTTACTAGAACTAATTAGTTGTTATTGTGTTCTCAACCTGGGACTTGGCACGTAACTGGCaggtaatatttattgaaattccACACTGAGAGTGGAATGAGTTGTGAGCCCCAACTCCTGAACCTTGGAAGGGAAATTGGATTTGTGACAGCTGTTTGAGTCAGTCCCATGAATTACACAGACTTTGGTAGATGAggtctttttattatttgaataatgTCTTCTAAGTTGGGAACCTTGCTGAAAACTTGAAGGATCGTGATACGCTAAAGACTACTTTTAAACAAGCGTTGTATTAGCTAAAgacttattttaaacaattttgttttataaatgtaatagaagCTTTTTATACAGAATAGAAAATAACAGAAACCTctgttaaaattttcttctaaaagtttttttcttaaaaatgttttgaagattTATATTTCTGAAGTCTGAATTGCTAATGTGGTGAATAAATTAGTCTATAAACATAATGCCAGGAGGTGACTCACTTTCTCAGCATCGGTGAAAAGCATAGTCATAATTGTAATGTTAAGGTAGTGTAAGTGTAATGTTATAGTTCTTTGCATATATATGAagatacacatagtagatatacaGTAGCTGTTGGTAAGTGAAAAAATAGACTCATCTGATATGCTAAGCAAGGCAGGAATGAAGTGTTGGGAGGGACAATCGAGAATCTCGGGTGTTGGGACCAATGACCTGATTTgggtaatagggacaaataagggtatttgtatatgtatttctgtataatacaaatacatttatttatagctatacatacgtatatatgcTGTCCCCTGACACTGTCTTGAGTTTCTCTAGCTCTCAGAGTGTCTGTTTAACCCATATGCACATATTTTATTAGTGTGGGAAAACAAACGTCTGGTCTGTGCATATTCTTCATTTTCTAAGTTTAATTCATAAATCTTTCTGGCCAACCAAATTCCTGCTCCAAACACAATTCTGTTTTCATACACCAGTCAGTGTGCGATGGGACTGGCATTCGAGCTAGTTACTGACTGTTAAGAGTTGACACCCATTTTGGTCCATTCAGTCCCTTACCCATTCGGTTGACAAAAGCCAACACTCTTCCTGATCTGGGAGTGGCAGACCTTGGTTCGGTGTTGCTTAACCTATGGCAGTTGTGAACTGGATCACTTGTTAAAAGGATTTCTTCATCCTGAATTAAAACATAGATTCCCAAGCCCCGCTCTGAGAATTCTGCTGAGGCGCTGACACACAGGGAGTTTCCAAAACAGCTGCCCCTGAACACACACAGACCCCTTGCTTTGATCTGGAGGCTGCCTTTCTCTCACAAGAAGCGCAAAAGCAGCATACAAGCATGCTTGCCCCCAGCCGGCACACATAACCCGTTGGTGTTTTCTCTTTACAGTGAAAGAAGCCGGAAGAGATTTTACCTATTTAATAGTGGTGCTTTTTGGAATCGGCATTACAGGTTGCAAAAAACAGCAAGTATAAGCCCTTGAATGTCTTTTCAGCTGGGCTTTTTATGGTGTCCTTGCTTTGCGTCATCTTTGTTTTCTGTGATTTCAGGTGGCTTATTTTACAcgattttcaaagaacttttttcttcatccagtccTAGCAAGATATATGGGAGAGCCTTAGAAAAATGCAGATCACATCCCGAGGTTAGTTCTCAAGATTGAGTTACATGAACTCTGATGAGTTGGTAGGAGGCAGTGGGCAGAATTCAAGAACCAGTTCTCACGCTAGTGAAATTCACATAATAATACATAATGGTTGACTTATCATTACATTATTAGGTCTTTGTTCTTTAAGATAACCCAAAACTCACTATACAGATGTTTTCATGCTAATTGTACAAGAGAGTCATTTTGCTGGTTGTTCATAGATATTAAATTCTTAGAATACACCAAAATACCAAACTCATAGTAAGTTTCTAGTCTTTTTAAAGCCTGATGCGTGACCTCATGGTCATGTGGCCTGGGAAGTGCCAGATTTCTTACTCCCTGATGGAAAGCTTCAGCACTGAAAATATTACTCATTGAAATCCAACTTCATTCACATTGAAAGATAACAGCCGGTAACTGTCTGCCATTATCATCATAAATATTAGGGGTGTTCTTCACACAGACCAAGGAGTAACGTCCTAGCTCGCATTTGCAGCCCCTGAAGAGGAGAAAGATTTGAATCCACAGTGTGCTCAGTATAGAGCCCAGTGCTGATCTGCCCTGGGGCCCCGGCTCTGAGTGTTCCACCAGGTTTTCTAATCGTGTCAGGGTGGAAACCTCAGAAGCTAATCATCTCTGGCATCTTTCCTTTTAAATCCACTGATTTCTCTTCATTGAACTCTGGACAGTCAGTGGTAACCATGgaaaaagaggcagggagggTAAAGTATCTCAGAGGTGAAAACCAGGAAATTAGGAAGTTTCCCGTAATAGTTATTGGGAATCCAAATTGTATCTGACAAGAAACATTCTTTACAGACTCTGGAAGTACCTATGGGTGTAACATTAAATGTTAGGACGCGTCTCTGGAAAGAGATGAAGAGTTACTGTTTTATTCACAAACTCAGCCTTTCATAGATTTTTCAGCATTTTGAACAAAAAACTCCACAGAATATACAATAGTGAGATACTATTAAAGTCATAACTTAATTTGCTGCCTGAAAAagctctacaaataataattaaaCTTTAACAATTTTGTCACCAGTGTTTAAGGGGTACCCTTCTCTTTGCTGAGTACCGTGTTTgcttgaaaaacaaaatcttgatGGGTGTTgatatttatatgtttaatagATTAAAGTAAATTGTTCTATCTGTTTGTGCTATACAATTCTGAAATATCATCTTACATATTACTTCTTTTTGTCCTGGAAAATGTGATACTGAAGATACTCCACAAACagacaaaataagataaatttcaTAGAGTTAAGGGTcaaatttttttagtttaatatcaaatttatattttggggGGGTTCCACAGTATTTGCATTTTGAATTCAATAGAAACTACATTTCTACTTCATGTGGATTTTCTTGTTAGAAATAATGGATTCACACCTGTAGCTCTGGTTTATTTTAGATGTCattattatctgttttctttttcctcactgTGTTTAgcgactttaaaatttttttatctcATAGTTTCAGTATTAGAtgctattaattaattaaatttcattaaaaatgttcataCATTTTATCTTCAAACCATAAGGGTTAGTAGAGACACATCTGAACTCTGTGTCGttatgtttgttttctataaGGGGAGCAGGAACTGCGTCATTTCAGCCTACATTGTTCTGAAACTACAAGTCACACCATAAAGCTACCTATTTTAATCTGTGTGcatgaaatatttgtttaaatcatTTATGGGATGATTTTTATATAATAAcccttttttcagttttcttattggagtggtcattttttgtttgtttgtttgttttgttttttgagatggagtctcactgtcacccaggctggagtgcagtggcacgatcttggctcactgcagcctctgcccactggatttgagcgattctcctgcctcagccacctgagtagctgggactatagatgcgcaccaccacgcctggctgatttttgtattttttagtagagtcggggtttcatcTAGTTGGCCatggtagtcttgaactcctgacctcgtgatccacctgcctcagcttcccaaagtgctgggattacaggcgtgagccaggaatggtcattttttaaaaggtcctatgcttactgattttttttcctaaaataatttggattgttagaaattatttctttagtaagcttaaaaaataacacaaaataaagcACTGTCCTTGTTCTGCAGGTAATTGCTGTCTTTGGTGAGCCTGTTAAAGGCTATGGGGAGGTGACAAGGCGGGGTCGCCGGCAGCACGTCAGGTACTGTGGCTTGAATTCAGAGGAAGCGCTGgggaaattttttaatgaaaggaaCTTAGACTGATCTTTCGTTTTCTCGACAGTTTCACTGAGTATGTAAAAGATGAGCTGAAACACACGCGTGTGAAATTCTACATTGAGGGCTCTGAGCCGGGGAAGCGAGGAACGGTGTATGCGGAAGTAAAAGAGGTGTGGGAATTGTGGGTCATGGGGTCAGAGGTTCTGAGCGCGGTGTTATTTAAgttctgaaaaggaaaataatacctGGAAACACTACATTTTTTTCAGAACCGAGCAAGTGGTGAATATGATTTTCGatatatatttgtagaaattGAATCTTATCCTAGAAGAACTATTATCATTGAAGATAATCGATCCCAAGATGATTAAAATAAGCAAGCAAGCAGGTTTCTGATGGATGTTGAATGGCATGGACTCACTACTCTGTTCTTCACAGCTGTCTTCCAGAATGTGTTCAAAAGACAGGAAGGAGTGTATGGTTTATAAAGTGAATCTAATACAGTATTTGTTGCGTTTAAACAAACTAGACATTTTCTTatggaaaaattatgaaatacagCATATTTTATGTTCTCCTATTGACTCAATCATGACAGTATTTCTGCTTTAACACCATCTTTCATGATTAGATgtttgttattaaaaattttacgccatgtaaataaaggaaatagattttagcgttgtattcattttatattatagAACTGTATAATGTCTGCAGAATAAACTTAACAAATATGTCATTAGCAGCTGCCCTCCACATACTTTGGAATCTGACTTGAGATAAACGTGAAAATGGTTGAGGACCATAGGGAACCAGATGGTGAATGCATTCTTCAAAATTGTGTGAGTTTTAGGAATCTGTCTCATATTTCCCCCTTTGTGAATTAAGGGCCTTGTACATAGCGGGAAAAGTACACACTCCCAAGTCGGGTAGACCTGGGCACCCATCCCACCTTTTCTAGCAGGGTGTGGGCCTGTGCAAGTGCCTTAGCCTCATCAGGCGTCCCCATTGTATGGGTTGTTAGGGTGGCACTGTGATGAGAGGTACAAGCCTGGACCGTAGAAGGCAGCCATGAAGTGCTCTCATCCCATTTAGAACTTACTTGCACTGATACTTCTGACTGCCAAAAGAGCATGGGAGTGAATGACAGACATACTCAAATATGTGTGTGAGgccccttttaaaaaaaaaaggcggggggggattctattttatttgaagtatttGCTGGAGATCTGGCAAAAAGTGACCTTCATTTACAAGATCCCAATTCCATATCCGTATAAGTGCTATGTGCATTGGGAGGGGTCTAGAACCATGTTTATCTGCGGTGGCTTCAGTGTGAGGTATCCCCTCTGATGTGTTTGTTCCTTCTCACTTAGAACTGTCTGTAGAGGAATTTCTGATGTGTTCTTGAAATTTGGGGATATTCAGGATAGAGAGACCTCCAGGCAATCTATCTTGCCTGTTTACTTTATCTCCCTGCTTAATTTAGTTAGTTTCTTGGTTTGACTGCTTGTTTTagatgtttttaattataaaaatttccaACATTTGAGGAGTATGGAAAATATCATAGCAGACCCTCTTGTCTCCCTGATGTAACACACTTTGACTAGAGGAGTCCTTAACTTAGACTTTCTCTCCTAATGGTTTTTCCTTTGCTATAGAATGTTCAGTTTCAGTATTCACTGAAATGTCAACGTTTAacaggctgagaagtcccagtTGCTATCCTAAACTCAAAAATGCAGCCCCGCTCTTCAAAGGACCTGCTCAAACTGTAGCTTGCTGAAGCAGCCCAGCATCTGAGCTCAGGTGGGGATTTAGCCACCCTCCATGGCCCTGTCATTTGGCTTAAGACCGTTTGCtttttctatattcatttttatgcACCTCCCATTTTACGATATGCTCATGCCCCTTTAAGATCTGagcttttggccaggcgcagtggctcacgcctgtaatcccagcactttgggaggccaaggcagtggatcactggaggtcaggagttcaagaccagcctggccaacatggtgaaaccctgtctactaaaaatacaaaagaaaaattagccgggcatgttgacacactcctgtaatctcatctacttgggagactgagacaggagaatcgcttgaacccaggaagcagaggtgcaatgagctgagatcatgccactgcactccagcctgagtgacagagcgagacttcatctcaaaaaaaaaagaaaaaattcagcttttataattagaaataaaactaaattactttttcaaaaggaaaaacttcTATATCTGTAAGAGATTCTTCCATGTAGCCACAGGAAAATGTGATGCGTAACTCTCTAGATCTCTGTTTTCATTACCTCTGATGTACCTCTGATGTACCCTACTAAATgttaaaatttcccttttttgaAGACcctctttaatccactttgattgTGGTGTCTATGTCCATGGGCTTACTCCCACTTTTGCTCTGAATTCTAGGGCATATATCTGACTCTGCCTGGTATCCCCCTTCTGTCATATTTGTGAATTTGCAAATGCTCTGGTCATTTTCCTCCAAGGCCTCTGTCACTCCTCCACACCTGATCAGTGAACTCTTTTCACAACTAACTCTAGAGCAGACTCTCCGGTCACTATTTGCTCTTCCTCCTTAATGAAGAAGTTATTTGCAAGGCAAGAGTTTATCAGAAGTTCTgcttttagcccagtgagatttCCAGCCTGACTGCCTTGCAAGCTGCCTTCATAACTGTTGCTGATCGATGCTAGTAATACTTTATCCATTTCCATTTGGTAAGCCACTACAATATTACTTCTGTTTCTCTTATTCTCATCCAGAGACAGTTCCCCAATTCCTAATTCATAGATTTCCACTCAGGGTTACACTTACTATTGATTTTATATAGTACCACTCATGTGTTCCATCTGTTAGATTTCATGCAACATATTGATTGAGGGTATGCTATATGTCAGACTAGAGTCGTCCAGTGCTACCGAAATGCTTGGGGGCGGGGTGTAGAATGCAGGGGCCAGGTGTATCATGTGACAGGGTTAAGGTTTTGATCCTGTAGGCCTGAAGAGCATCATAGGAATCTGAGTGGGAATTAAGCTGTTGTGTCTGTATTTAGAAGTGGTAGTTGTGTGCAGGATGGCTTGCATTTGGCAGAGGCCAGGTAAAGGTTACCATAATAGTTGAGATGAGAGAGGATAAAGCTAGAGAGGAGTTGGTACATTTGAGAAATGTGTGGGGCTGGGTGAAGGACAGGATTTTGTGACCAAGTGCATGTGGGAAGTCACACAGGGGAGGAGTCAACAATAACTCAGGCCTCTGACTGTTAAAATCCAGTCACACGGGGCGGAATTGAGAATAACTCAGGCCTCTGACTGTGTTAAAATCCAGAGTCACATGGGGAGGAGTCGAGAATAACTCAGGCCTCTGATCGACTCTTAAAATCCAGGACAGGAATGGGTCATGAGCAGAAAACAGTCAGTTCGACATTGAGCTCAAGGTGCATCAGTCAGCCAGGTGAAGGCCTAGAAGCGACAGGCTTCTCAAGTCTGGGGCTCAGGATGCTGTCTGAACTGGAGGAGACTAGGAGTGGCCTGCAGAgaggaagtagcgggagccgagGGGGCAATGGCATTGCGCGGGTAGAGCACGCTGGCCAGTTGAGGCGGGCTTGCCGTGTGTTGAGGCGGGCTTGCTGTGTGTTGGGGTCATCTGGCCAGCACCATCTTGCAATCCCCTCTTACCCTGTAATGGTTAGCAGATTCtgaggaaaggattttatttttctgttttgagttGTAAATTggtttgatttatatttttgttaaagatgaaagaaatggGGAATGTGCTAAAGGAAGGGAGGCCATGGAGGAGAGGTTGGAAACCCATGGAAGATCAAAGAGAATACTGGAGTAAGGTCTTGGCAGGTTCGACTCAGAGCAGAACTGACCGGAGGCAGGAGAGCAGCTCAGGCAGAGGAGGCTGTGGAAAGATGACGCATTGGCAGCCGAGCCCAGCTGGTCAGCCTCTGTGTGTCGTCAGCTGAGTGGCAAGGCAGGGTGGCGTTGGGACttaaagagaaagatgaaagcttGGAAGAAGCCctgaaggagaagggaggaaactGACTAGGGAACAGTGGCCAGTGTGAGATACCACAGAAAGTGGGTGATGATGCTGGTCTGCATAGCTGTGCCGTCCAGCTGACGCAGGGCTCGCAGGTGTAGGAATGGGTGAGGCAGGTCACTGGACTGATCTGTGGTGAGCCTGCTGGGCTACTCTGAGCTGACCTGTTTCTTTGAAGAATGCACACCTTATGGAAGCTTGAGGTAGAGATACTTCCCCAACCAGGTATCTGCACTTCCTAGAAAGCTCCAGTAATCAGTGCAGCAAGGCATTCATGCATCGATAGACAGTTAAGGCGGTGGAACAAACGGAACAAAATAGAGACCCCAGAACAGGCTTACACACTTGTGGAAACTAGTTATGTGTCAGAGGTTACATTACAGTGCAATGGAAAGGGTTCAGTATTCAACACATAGTGCTGAGACAATCATGTATCCATGTGGGAGAGAATGAAAGTCAGTCTCTACCCCATACCACACAAGAGTCCATTCCAGGAAAACTAAAACCTTTACGTTTGCAAAACTAGACAGGAGAATATCCTTATGACATTTTGGAAaggatttcttaaataagacacaaaattagaaaccataaagaaaaagtttgatttttaaaatcaagaactttatcagaaaaaaaaaaaaaaaataagccacgAAAGAGAAACTTTGAAGAACACAAAGCCAAGAAAACATCACTTTCAGACACACAAAGGAGCCCccgaaaaaggaggaaaaagctgCCCTAACAGGCAAAAGACGATTTCAGTAAAGAGGAAAGCATGACGCTAATACACGTCCAAAAATGCTTTCAATCTCActaaaatcaagaaaatgcagaatgggttactagttttcatctgccaGAATGGTAAGAAACTTTTAATCAATAAAACAGTGGATGGAGCAGAGGGAACTCTCATCCCCTGCTGGTGGGTTGTATATTCGTGGAACCACCTGTCTTGCCAACTTGGCATTATTCAGAAAAGTTGAAGCTGCAGATTCTCCATGACGCAGAATTTCCTCCCCTGGGTGTTCACTGTAGAAGAACTCTTGCCCGTGGCCCTGGAGCCAAGTATAACATATATAAGAACAAAAACTGGCAAGTTTTGACAAAAGATTGGTGGAAAAAAATTGTGATACCCAATTTCGGTTGCCATGGGACCATGCAAGTTGAAGCGAGAGTTCTGACTTAATGTGAGTTTTTCACAGGTGTGGAAAGCAGGAACTGCCTTTGTTTCGACAAGCAAGGGAAAAGGAGCTAATAGCTTCATTTGCCAGCACCAATGAATCTAACCAACACTTCGAGCAAAAAAGGCAGATTGCAAAATTAAATAGGTATTCTGACATAATTTATATAGAGTTCAGAAATATGGAGCTAAATAAATACTCTTTGGAGATACATACGTATGTGTCAAAACCCTGTAAAGAAATGCAAGGGAAAGGTAAGCCGAGCCTTCGGGAGAATGTTTGTTTCTGGTGAGGAGGTAGGAGGATGACAGTGAGTTTCCCAGCGGTTCATCTTGGACAAATTGTTACACGGTATGGTGGGTTGCTGGATGTTCATTCTGTTACTATATACCTTTCACTACAGGGGGGTGAGTTACCCAAAAGGTCAAAAAACTTAAGTTTTGGGGCCCCTCATTTTCACAGACTCCCAAGCCCAGTACTTAATTTCAGgtttataattatttcctttcttatggAAGACTCCAAAACCTGTCTAACCCTTGGACCCTGAAAACTTGGATCTACACCTGCATACAAGTTATACCTTATACACACCAAGTATTTCATAAATTTTAGCATGGATACATTACACTGCTTGCCATCCCAGGCTTGTGTTCCAAACCTGAGAGTATCCTTCAGCCTGCTCGCAGCCTTAGGTT
The DNA window shown above is from Rhinopithecus roxellana isolate Shanxi Qingling chromosome 21, ASM756505v1, whole genome shotgun sequence and carries:
- the TIMM21 gene encoding mitochondrial import inner membrane translocase subunit Tim21; its protein translation is MICTFLRAIQYTEKLHRSSAKRLLLPHIVLNKACLKTEPSLRWGLQYQKKTVRPRCILGVTQKTIWTQGPSPRKAKEDSSKQVSVHRSQRGGTAVPTSQKVKEAGRDFTYLIVVLFGIGITGGLFYTIFKELFSSSSPSKIYGRALEKCRSHPEVIAVFGEPVKGYGEVTRRGRRQHVSFTEYVKDELKHTRVKFYIEGSEPGKRGTVYAEVKENRASGEYDFRYIFVEIESYPRRTIIIEDNRSQDD